CAACATGGATATTGCCAGGCAAAACATTGACATTACCCTAGATAAATACAGATTGGGTAGTATCTCTCCGTTAGAGCTCAGAGAGGCTCAAAGAAACTTCATCAATGCTATAATACGTTATCTAAATGCAGAATATGAAGCAAAATTAACGGAAATCAGCCTAAAAGAAATCAGCGGTACTTTGAATATTCAATAAGATTACTATTTTTAGCGAATGATTCTAGTAGCAGACAGTGGTTCAACAAAAACCGATTGGATGGGTTACAGCCCAAATGAACAAATCAGCTTTAGCACGCAAGGTATAAACCCTTATTTCCTTAATGCACATGACATTTTTAAGCTCTTTTCTAAAAAGAAAGAAATTGCTCAGTATGCAAGTCAGGTTAAAGAAATTTATTTTTTTGGAGCAGGCTGTTCTTCACCCGATAAGGTAGAGATCATATCGAACGGCATTTCTTCATTTTTCACCAATGCATACGTTTCTGTAGAACATGATTTAATGGGTTCCGCTTATGCTACTTGTGGGGATAAACCAGGGCTTTCCTGTATTTTAGGTACAGGCTCCAATATATCGTATTTTGACGGTAAAAATTTACATTTTGGTAAACATGGCTTGGGCTATGTTTTGGGTGATGAAGGATCGGGTACATGGTTTGGCCGCAAACTGATCACTTCCTATCTATATAACCAAATGCCGGCGGATCTGAGCTTTGAATTTAGACAGGAGTTTCCTATAGATAAAGAAACGGTGATTACTAATGTATATCAAAAACCGAGTCCAAATACCTATTTAGCTTCTTTTAGCCGCTTTATGGTAAATCATAGAATGCATCCATTT
This is a stretch of genomic DNA from Candidatus Pedobacter colombiensis. It encodes these proteins:
- a CDS encoding N-acetylglucosamine kinase, whose product is MILVADSGSTKTDWMGYSPNEQISFSTQGINPYFLNAHDIFKLFSKKKEIAQYASQVKEIYFFGAGCSSPDKVEIISNGISSFFTNAYVSVEHDLMGSAYATCGDKPGLSCILGTGSNISYFDGKNLHFGKHGLGYVLGDEGSGTWFGRKLITSYLYNQMPADLSFEFRQEFPIDKETVITNVYQKPSPNTYLASFSRFMVNHRMHPFIVNILREGFQEFIDTNIKDYSDYKRIETHFVGSIAFYYQDILREVCLKNQVKVGQILQKPIEGIYNYILRKEGITV